One segment of Drosophila mauritiana strain mau12 chromosome 3R, ASM438214v1, whole genome shotgun sequence DNA contains the following:
- the LOC117142327 gene encoding uncharacterized protein LOC117142327, with protein sequence MSAMGINLILAISMFYSIMETNSRFEFTNLNCTDFDLRVGEFEYCNLKSINRSYKYVSGKYKLHQIPLPNMKINFIMWKRLNGYRPFLYNITVDACKFIENPKSNPVFKYIFESFSAYSNVNHSCPFSSDLIVERLPIGFMNHRVTEILPIPEGNYLVEFHFSHRKSIFAGTRVYFTIS encoded by the exons ATGAGCGCCATGGGAATTAACCTGATTTTGGCCATTTCGATGTTTTATTCAATCATGGAA ACAAATTCCCGCTTTGAATTTACGAACTTAAACTGCACTGATTTTGACCTGCGAGTTGGGGAGTTCGAGTACTGCAACTTAAAGTCGATAAATCGGAGCTACAAATATGTTTCCGGAAAGTATAAGTTACATCAAATTCCGTTGCCAAACATGAAG atAAATTTCATAATGTGGAAACGACTCAACGGATACAGGCCTTTTCTCTACAACATAACAGTAGATGCATGCAAATTCATTGAGAATCCAAAATCAAACCCGGTCTTCAAATATATATTCGAATCATTTTCCGCGTATTCCAATGTGAACCACTCGTGTCCCTTCTCG AGCGACTTAATTGTGGAAAGGCTGCCCATTGGCTTTATGAATCACCGAGTAACTGAAATTCTTCCCATCCCCGAGGGCAATTACCTGGTTGAGTTTCACTTCAGTCACCGAAAATCTATTTTTGCAGGCACTCGAGTCTATTTTACTATTTCATAA